One genomic window of Malaciobacter molluscorum LMG 25693 includes the following:
- a CDS encoding PAS domain-containing sensor histidine kinase, translating to MSNLKIRDFTFYSFVILIIGLLLSTVIVFFFLQKIDLLNKKLTCLSNSKNSFLELKMNTENLLSTLNLEDKKIIWIKSIEEFDKQINTLTLEQKNRIGKLWYISKKEISKIDKILENNILQPQNLHKKSILSLQGELFIKDKNSELYKTILSLSRKIEFLLQYQDFIFQEFKKMDIIDKKTINKQIENMKIYSIFSSTIILIIVILTILIINKKITKIEKKLIKSQSNLSKKIEELQEAKLLLNNIIDSIPIAIFWKNTDFKYLGANKYFLNLAGYQVQEQIIGKTDFKLPWNTKDIIKYRKDDKSVIETGKHVLKTEESLLTKNKNRLDIITSKVPLTNTKGEIIGILGIFMDITDIKKMNEELDSKNKMIEQQSKMAAMGEMLENIAHQWRQPLSVISSSATGIKVKKEFEILDDEFLDEAINRITNSVNHLNQTIEDFRNYFKPDKKLTYFDIEECIEKVLFLTQSKIKNRDISIIKNLQKIKIFGLKNEFIQVIINIINNCIDALEEKNKQNKYIFFDSKVNKETNEITLEITDNADGIPENIINKIFNPYFTTKSNKNGTGIGLYMSKEMITKHMNGTLTAKNIEYSYNKLKLKGAKFILSIPIK from the coding sequence ATGAGTAACTTAAAAATTAGAGATTTTACTTTTTATAGCTTTGTTATTCTAATAATTGGCCTTTTATTAAGTACCGTCATAGTTTTTTTCTTTTTACAAAAAATAGATTTATTAAATAAAAAATTGACATGCCTATCAAATTCAAAAAATAGTTTTTTAGAGCTTAAAATGAATACTGAAAATCTTCTATCAACTTTAAATTTAGAAGATAAAAAAATTATATGGATAAAATCTATTGAAGAATTTGATAAACAAATAAATACATTAACATTAGAACAAAAAAATAGAATTGGCAAATTATGGTATATATCAAAAAAAGAGATTTCTAAAATCGATAAGATTTTAGAAAATAATATACTACAACCACAAAACTTACATAAAAAATCTATTTTATCACTTCAAGGGGAATTATTTATAAAAGATAAAAATAGTGAACTTTATAAAACTATTTTATCTTTATCAAGAAAAATTGAATTTCTTTTACAATATCAAGATTTTATTTTCCAAGAGTTTAAAAAAATGGATATAATTGATAAAAAAACTATAAATAAACAAATAGAAAATATGAAAATTTATTCAATATTTTCTAGCACTATTATACTAATAATTGTTATTTTAACCATATTAATAATAAACAAAAAAATAACTAAGATTGAGAAAAAACTTATAAAATCTCAATCAAACCTTTCTAAAAAAATAGAAGAATTACAAGAGGCTAAACTCCTTTTAAATAACATAATTGACTCAATACCAATTGCAATTTTCTGGAAAAATACTGATTTTAAATATTTGGGAGCAAATAAATATTTTTTAAATCTAGCAGGTTATCAAGTACAAGAACAAATAATAGGAAAAACAGATTTTAAACTTCCTTGGAATACAAAAGATATTATTAAATATAGAAAAGATGATAAAAGTGTAATAGAAACGGGAAAACATGTTTTAAAAACAGAAGAATCTCTTCTTACAAAAAATAAAAATCGATTAGATATAATAACTTCAAAAGTTCCTTTAACAAATACAAAAGGTGAAATTATTGGAATTCTTGGTATTTTTATGGATATAACTGATATAAAAAAGATGAACGAAGAACTAGATAGTAAAAATAAAATGATAGAACAACAATCAAAAATGGCTGCAATGGGAGAAATGCTTGAAAATATTGCGCATCAATGGAGACAACCTCTTTCTGTTATTTCATCAAGTGCAACAGGAATAAAAGTAAAAAAAGAGTTTGAAATATTAGATGATGAGTTTTTAGATGAAGCAATTAATAGAATAACTAATTCTGTAAATCATTTAAATCAAACAATTGAAGATTTTAGAAATTATTTTAAACCTGATAAAAAATTAACTTATTTTGATATTGAAGAGTGTATAGAAAAGGTTCTGTTTTTAACTCAATCAAAAATTAAAAATAGAGATATATCTATTATAAAGAATCTACAAAAAATTAAAATATTTGGTCTAAAAAATGAATTTATCCAAGTTATAATAAATATTATAAATAACTGCATTGATGCACTAGAGGAGAAGAATAAACAAAACAAATATATTTTCTTTGATTCAAAGGTCAATAAAGAAACAAATGAAATAACTTTAGAAATTACAGATAATGCAGATGGAATACCAGAAAATATTATTAATAAAATTTTCAATCCATATTTTACAACAAAGAGTAATAAAAATGGTACAGGAATTGGATTATACATGTCTAAAGAGATGATTACAAAACATATGAATGGAACATTAACAGCTAAAAATATAGAATACTCTTATAATAAGCTTAAATTAAAAGGTGCAAAATTTATATTAAGTATTCCTATAAAATAA
- a CDS encoding ABC transporter substrate-binding protein, with translation MRVIKIFFLIFITIFFNSCNNENSTDKTKEQIITVLVPHLGGLISDPVKIEAKKIQKNKDVIIRVVTPSWDDTVSEIKESLTDPNINYDVFFLFSSWAGSILSNNSALEIPKWAKDKIHWDDVLPIYKKYIYSWNNKCYFLPYDGDNVIIYYRKDILENKEYQKKFKQIYHYDLKVPNTWQEYTNIAQFFNGWDWDNDGKIEHGLIGSRISNYGTMLLFFARAAAYAKYPEDNAFYFDINTMKPRINNPAFVKALKEYVNIMQYAPKEIINYSPFEVRQSFIAGDVALAIDWGDIGIMANNAKESVIKNKIGYAVLPGSNSVYNSKKQKWEKRFNKVTALTGNWIIVVNKNSKNKKLALDFATHMSSKELTQKLISKGWSGVNPSRVSHFYPTSYEEWNKSGFSKDEAIKYLKTIEKSLSNKNIITDIRIPGAELYYDALNIYLHKAIIKELSAQQALDIVYKQWEQITNKLGREKQIKLYKESINE, from the coding sequence ATTACTGTTCTTGTGCCCCACTTAGGTGGATTAATTAGCGATCCTGTAAAAATTGAAGCAAAAAAAATACAAAAAAATAAAGATGTTATAATTAGAGTTGTTACTCCAAGTTGGGATGACACTGTATCTGAAATAAAAGAGTCTTTAACAGATCCAAATATAAATTATGATGTTTTCTTTTTATTCTCCTCTTGGGCTGGTTCAATCCTATCAAATAATAGTGCCCTTGAAATTCCTAAATGGGCAAAAGATAAGATACATTGGGATGATGTTTTACCCATTTATAAAAAATATATTTACTCGTGGAATAATAAATGCTATTTTTTACCTTATGATGGTGATAATGTAATTATCTATTATAGAAAAGATATTTTAGAGAATAAAGAATACCAAAAAAAATTTAAACAAATTTATCATTATGATTTAAAAGTACCTAATACATGGCAAGAATATACAAATATAGCACAATTTTTTAATGGATGGGATTGGGATAATGATGGTAAGATTGAACATGGTTTAATAGGAAGTAGAATTTCTAATTATGGGACAATGCTTTTATTTTTTGCTAGAGCAGCAGCATATGCCAAATATCCTGAAGATAATGCTTTTTATTTTGATATAAATACAATGAAACCAAGAATAAATAACCCTGCATTTGTAAAAGCATTAAAAGAATATGTAAATATAATGCAATATGCTCCAAAAGAAATAATAAACTATTCTCCATTTGAAGTAAGACAGAGTTTTATTGCTGGTGATGTTGCATTAGCAATTGATTGGGGAGATATTGGAATAATGGCAAATAATGCAAAAGAATCAGTTATAAAAAACAAAATTGGTTATGCTGTTTTACCAGGAAGTAATAGTGTATATAATTCAAAAAAACAAAAATGGGAAAAAAGATTTAATAAAGTTACTGCATTAACTGGCAATTGGATTATTGTAGTAAATAAAAATAGTAAAAATAAAAAACTTGCATTAGACTTTGCAACACATATGTCTTCAAAAGAGTTAACTCAAAAACTTATTTCAAAAGGATGGAGTGGAGTAAATCCATCAAGAGTTTCTCATTTTTACCCTACTTCTTATGAAGAGTGGAATAAAAGTGGTTTTTCTAAAGACGAAGCAATTAAGTATCTAAAAACAATTGAAAAATCTTTATCAAACAAAAATATAATTACAGATATTCGAATACCAGGAGCAGAACTTTATTATGATGCATTAAATATATATTTACATAAAGCTATAATTAAAGAACTTTCAGCACAACAAGCATTAGATATAGTTTATAAACAATGGGAACAAATAACAAATAAGTTAGGAAGAGAAAAACAAATAAAGTTATATAAGGAATCAATAAATGAGTAA